AATCGAAAGAGCAATTGATAATAAAGTTTTTAAAATATCAACCAGTGATGTTTTACGAAAATATATAAAAGGATATTTCATTTCGCATGCACATTTGGATCATGTTTCGGGTTTAATAATTAATTCTCCAGCAGATTCTTCCAAAACAGTTTATGCTACAGAAAAATGCATGGAAATGATGGAGAACCATTATTTTAACGATCAAACTTGGGCTAATTTTGGCGATAAAGGTCCTGGATTTCCATTAAAAAAATATCATTTCCAAACCTTAAATGTAGCAGAAGAAACTCCTGTTTCAAATACAAAAATGACCTTGAAAGCTTTTCCATTAAGTCATGTAAACCCATTTGAAAGTACCGCATTTTTGGTTAAAAACGAAGACTCTTATGCGTTGTATTTAGGAGACACTGGTCCAGATTCGGTAGAAAAAAGCGATAAATTAAAAGCCTTGTGGACAGCTGTTGCTCCTTTAGTACAGAATAAACAATTGAAAGGTATTTTTATTGAAGTTTCATTCCCAAATGAACAGCCAGATCAGTTTTTATTCGGTCATTTAACTCCAAACTATTTAATGAAAGAACTTCATGTGCTGGAAGATTTAGCTGGAAAAGGTTCTCTAAAAAATTTCAAAATTATTATCACACATTTAAAACCGCCCGCAAAGAACATTATTAAAATCAAAGAACAGCTAAAAGCTCAAAATGATTTAGGCATACAGATTATTTATCCTGAGCAAGGGAAGAAATTTGAGTTATAACTACATTTTTTGTAAGTTATTTTTTATATTTTAGCCAAATAATGAAATTGTAAATGAAAATTATTTGGTCTAAAAAAGCAGAATACAGCTTTGAAACTATTGAGAATTATCTTAAACATTTTTGGTCACCTGCCATAGCTCAAAAGTTTATTAATGATGTTTTACACATAATAACTCTGCTTGAAAATAATCCTTCACTTGGAAAATACAACCCAAAATTACAATGCCGAAGTATAGTCATTTCAAAAAACGTTACATTATATTATGAAGTAACAGATGAATATATCGGATTGATTACTTTCTACAACAATCGACAAAAACCAATAGATATCTTTATATAAGATTTCTTTTCTTGAGTTTAGCTAACATTTCTTCATGCGTGATAAAATTTCCATTCTTTATATCCAGCTTTCCTTGTTCAATATCAGCCTTCAATTCTAACAAATAGTTTTCTTCTGGTGATAATATCTTTGCTATTAAGAGCATTTCATCTGGAGTAAAAGTCTGTGTTTTTAATTTACGATAAAATGTTGGACTTGGGATTCCGACTTGTTCAATAATATAATTTTTTTTAAAAGGTGATTTATTCATTAAATCCTCCATATTATCTACAATATTCTTATAGGCAATAATTTCTTGTATCATAATCAATTCTTTTTTATATCATATATGATACAAATATAAATCAAAATAGATAGATAAAGATTTTTTATTAAAAAATGATCATAAATAATCCCTACAGATTTTAAATTTATCGGGTCTATATTTAAGATTGAATCAATATTATTTCTTAGCCGTAAATCTCGGATCACTTTCCATTATAGTTCCGCATTTATCGCAGGTTCTTAACTCTTCTGAATTATAAAAATGCTCGAAATGAGGCAGGAAATCTTTTTCGATATTATGAAGTTCAAAATACACCTCATAAAGCTTATGATTGCAGTTATCACAATGCCAAAGCAATCCATCAGTATAACCAAGTCCGGCGCGTTTTCTCTCAATTACTAAACCAATTGAACCTTCTGAGCGAACTGGTGAATGTGGCACTTTAGCAGGATGCAGATACATATCTCCCGCATTTAATACCATTTCTTTTCGCTCTCCATCTTCTTGAATGACAACTTTTATATTTCCTTCTAATTGATAAAACAGTTCTTCTGTTTCATTATAATGATAATCTTTTCGGGCATTTGGTCCCGCTACAATCATCACAATATAATCGCCGGAATCAACATACAGATTTTTATTTCCAACAGGTGGTTTTAGTAATTGTCGGTTTTCTTCAATCCATTGAGTAAGATTGAAAGGTTTTGCTATAGCCATTTTTTTGGATTCTAAATTTATGAATAGCTAAGTTAATGAAAAGTATTCAGTCAATGGTTATTAGTTTTCAGTCGCAGTCGCAGTTTTCAGATTTGCTGAAACTGAGACCGAAAACTGCAACTGCGACTAAAAACCGAAACTAAAACTCTTTCACTAAATAAATATAAACAGGAAAATGATCACTGAATCCCGCTTCTGTTAACGTATTCCGCAATGGATATCCTTTATATTTTCCAGAAGTTTGAATGAGATAAGGTCTATTGAAAATCCCAGCTTTCCAAAATTTATAACTGGAAAAATCGGGCTGAATAAAAGACTGTGTCATGATAATCTGATCAAAAATATCCCAGGAATCTCTAAATGCTAAAGTTCCCATACCTTTCTCAGCCATTTCTTCAAAGGGATTAAAGGTTTCAAATTCTAAAGTTTCCGATTTTTTGGCTTTTGCTCCTAAAGCTATTTTTATACTTTTATTAAAAGGGCCGTCATTTAAATCGCCCATTGTAATGACTTTTGCCTGCGGATTTATTTGCTGAAGCGAATCAATAATCCTTCGATTTAGTTTTCCTGCTGCCTCTCGATACGGACTGCTGGCTTTTTCTCCACCAGATCTCGAAGGCCAATGATTGATAATGATATGAATTTCTTCATTTTCTAGAAAACCACTTACCAAAAGTTGATCTCTAGTAAAAATTCGGTTGTTATCAATTTTGATTTCAACATCTCCTAAATCTTCGTTTTGAACTTCTTCAGCAACAGGTTTATTTTTATAAATCAATAAAGGAATATTGGAGAAACTTGTTGGCCGAAAATATTTTTTCTGATATAGAAGTGCCACATCAATTCCACGCTGATCGGGCGAATCAAAATGAATGATTCCATAATCATAACCTGATAGTTTTTCCTGTTTAATTAAATCCTCAATTACACCTCTGTTTTCTACTTCAGAACAACCAATTAAAGTTGGTGCATTAGAGTTTTCAGGAGTTCCAATTTCAGAAATTACTCTTGAAAGATTTTTCAGTTTTTGTTCGTATTTTTCTTTTGTCCAATGTTGTCTTCCGGCTGGCGTCCATTCGTCATCATTTGTACTGGGATCATTAATGGTATCAAAAAGGTTTTCAAAGTTGTAAAAAGCGATCGTATGAAAGTTGTATTTTTTCGGCTGAGCAAATAATGATGCAACGGATAAAAAACTAAATAAATAAAGCTTGAAAATGGTACGCATAATTCTTCGGCATTTAAAAAGGCACAATTTAAGAAAATAAATATTTGTAAGAAATTTATATTAATTTATTTTCTGTTTTATATTTTTGTTTCTCAGAAAATGTCATGTAACTTGCTTAAAAAATCTGAAGCTTTTATCAATGAAAAAAATCCTTGTTTTTATCTTTTTTCTTAATTGTGTTCCTACTTTTTATGCACAAAAAAATAATGCATTTGCAGAGAAAGTCAGGGAACAATACAAAATTCCCGAACTGGCTTATGCAGTTGTTTCTTCAGATTCTATATTTGAAATGGAAGTTTTGGGATATCAGCGAAATAATTCATCTTCTAAAGCTAAAATTGATGACCGATTTCGTTTAGGATCAATGACAAAAACTATTACGAGTTATATTGCAACACTTTTGGTAAAAGAAGGAAAGATAAAATGGAACACTAAATTCTTTGATTTATATCCTGAATTAAAAACCAAAAGCAATCCAAACACTTATAATTTTACCTTGCAAGATTTTTTGACTTTTCGAGCAAAACTCCCAATCTGGTCATACGGAAATCAAACACCGACAAAAAAGGAAATTACTGGAAACGACCAACAACAACGATATGAATTTATAGCTTGGTTTTTCAGACAGAATTTTAATGTAGAGAAACAAGATATTTACTGGTCAAATCCTAGTTATGTGGCTGCAGGATTAATGCTTGAAAAAGCAACTGGAAAAACATACGAAACTCTAGTGAAAGAATTAGGAAAATCTTTAAATATCGATTTTGATTTTGGACAACCTAATATTAAAGATAAAAATCAACCGTGGGGTCATGATGAAAACTTAAAACCCGAAAAACCTGCTCTAAATTATGAACTAAACTGGCTTTCATCTGCAGGAAATATCAACTGTAGTTTACCTGATTATTGTAAATTTTCGCAAATGCAACTTCAAGGCTTATTAGGAAAATCGAAACTTTTGACTGCAGAAGAATTCAATAATATGCATTGCGGCTTTCCTGAATATTCGTTTGGATGGCAATCTGAAATCAAAGAAAACGGACTTAAATATTCGTTTCATAACGGAAGTCCGGGAACTTTTTTAACCAAAGTGTATCTTTGCCCTTCAATTAACAAAGCTTTCATTTTATTTGCCAATGTACAATCAGAAGAAGCAGATCAAGGCTTAATGATTCTTTTAAATAAATTGCAGGAACAATATGAAGGCCGATTTTAGCAGGATTTTAAAAAAATAATGTATAATTTTAAGCAAAAGAACGCTTATGAACTTAAATATTGGGCACATCAAGAAACGTTTTACCTTTTGTAAAATCGCATTTCTTATTTTTGCTTTACAATCATTCAACTGTCAATCTCAACAAATCATGATAACACCGCCTTATTTACAAAAAGGAGATACTGTAGCGCTTGTCGCAACTGCAAGAAAAAACATCGATGACAATTTAAAACCAACCATTGATTTACTTAAAAGCTGGGGCTTAGAAGCAGTCGTAGGAAGTTCAATTGGTCTCGATTATCACCAGCTGGCAGGAACAGACGAACAGCGTGCTGCCGATTTTCAAAAACAATTAGACAATCCAAATATCAAAGCAATCTGGTGTGTAAGAGGCGGATACGGAACTGTAAGAATGCTGGATTTATTGGATTTTACCAAATTCAAGCAACACCCAAAATGGGTTATTGGTTTTAGCGATGTAACCGTTTTGCACAATCATTTAAATACGATGGGTTACAAATCTATTCATGGTGTTATGCCTGTTACGATTCCACGTGCTACTCCTGCTGCTATCAGTTCAATGAAATCAAGTTTATTTGGCGAGCCACTTTCCTACTCTATTCCTCCTCATGCCATGAATCGTTTCGGACAGGGAACTGGAGAAATTGTTGGAGGAAACCTTTCGATATTATACAGCTTATTAGGATCACCATCTGCAATTGACTGTAAAGACAAGATTTTATTTATTGAAGATTTAGATGAGTACTTGTATCATATTGACCGTATGATGATGAATTTACGTCGAAACGGCTGTATCGAAAGTTTAAAAGGAATTATAGTTGGCGGCATGACTAAAATGAAAGACAACAAAGTGCCGTGGGGGAAAAATGCTCTGGAAATTATTGATGAAGTAACTAAGAAATACAATATTCCAGTAATTTTTAACTTTCCTGCCGGACATATTCAGGATAATAGAGCTTTGATTATGGGAAGCACTATTTCAATTGATGTAAACGCATCTGGAAGTACTGTTACGTTTCAGAAATAAAACTATACGAATCCTTTTTAAGGAAATTCAAAAATACCACCTATTACATATCGCAAAAACGCGAAGTTGCAAAGTTCAATTATACTTTGTGATTTCGCGTTTTTGCTTGCCTATAGAAAATCTCGCAATTCGACCGAAACTAAAACTGAAAACCGAGACTCAAACTAAAAAACTTTTAAAAAATGGCCGAACATAATGATTTAGGAAAATTAGGAGAAGACCTGGCAACAGAACATCTCGAAAAACAAGGGTATACCATACTAGATCGAAACTGGATTTCTCCACAAAAAGCCGAAATAGATATTATTGCCCAAAAAGATGCTGTTTTAGCCATCGTTGAAGTAAAAACAAGATCGAATTTAGATTTTGGTTCCCCGCAGGATTTTGTCAAACAGAAAAAAATTCAGCTGCTCATAAAAGCAGTAAATGCCTACATAAACGATAGGGAAAAGGATTTTAAAGATGATTTAGAAATCCGTTTTGACATAATTGCGATCCATAAAAATGAGGAATCATTTGCAATTGAGCACCTTACTGATGCTTTTTATCATTTTTAACATAATTTTTTAATGTTATAATTGTAACAATTTGTTTTTTTATTTATATTTGCAAAGATTTATAACATCAAATTAACTAAACCAACCAATTTAAGTTACAAAAAAAAAGAAAAAAAATTATGAAAACCGTTTCATCCATCGTCGAAAATTACATCAAAACAAAACCATTTCTTTTAAACGCGTTATCACTGGGAATTATCAATTTGACTTCTCTATCTCGGAACATTATGACTGAGCTGGAAAATGAATTTGGCAAAGAGGTAAAACAAGGTGCTGTAGTGATGTCTCTGAAACGATTGACTGAAGAATTAGATTTTAAATTAAACCACAAAATCAACAAAGTAATCAAGAATATTGGTGAAATTACAGTAAGATCAGAATTGACGGATTACACATTCGCAGCTTCAGAAACTGTATTGAATAAACAAGCTGATTTAATTTCTGATATAAATGCATTATCTGATATTTTCTATACCTCATCACGTGGCGTAAACGAAACGAATATTGTAGTGAGCAGCAGTGTGAATCATTTAGTTGAAAAACACTTTATGAGAGAAAAACTAATTCAGAAATTAGATAATCTTGCTTCCATTACAGTAAAATTACCAAAAGAAAATATCGTTGTTCCTGGTATCTATTACTTCATTTTCCAACGTTTGGCTTGGGAAGGAATCATCATCAATGAAGTAATTTCTACTTCAAACGAATTCACTATTTTAGTAGGTGAAGATCAGGTTGATGTTGCTTTTAAAGTAATCAAAGACCTTAAGAACTAATTTGATAAAAATTTAATTTTATATCTTAAATAGATTCAATTTTCAATTTAATCCTTTTGTCTTTCTAAGATAAAAGGATTTTTTTTATGAATATGCATTCTTAATTCTTCATTTAATTATCATCAGAATAAGAATATTCTCAAAATTAAAACCGCAAAATAGTTAATTTTTATTTTTTAAGCCAAAAATTTATCAACTTAATAATAGGCAATTTACAGCGTATTTATTGAGATTACGATAGTTTTACTGCAAAAAACCACAAATAAGTTGATTTTAGGATTTTTTTATGAGAATAATATTTTTATATATTTGCTAATCTCTCAAGGGATTAGAATGTCGATTTTTGATAGTATCGTAATATAATTAGATTAAAATACAAACTAATTAATTTAATGTTGGAAGCCAAAGACCATAGTGACAAATTGTTGGTGAGCGAACTCAAAAATGGCAGCGAAAAAGCGTTTCGTGCTCTTTTTGATTTGTATTATCAAGATATATATGGCTACAGCATTAGTCTTTTAAAATCGAAAGAAGCCGCAGAGGAGAATGTTCAGGATGTTTTTATGAAAGTCTGGCAGCATCGCGAGAACTTAAACACAGAACAATCTTTTAAAGCTTATATTTTTACAATTGCCCGAAATCAGGCTTTTAATTTATTAAACAAAGCAGCAAATGATTTAGAACTTAAGGAAGCTGTTTTTTATGAAAGCCAGAAATCACATGAATACGGAGATTACACGATTCGTGAAGAAGACTGCAAAAAACTCCGAAAGCAGGCCATGAAACAATTACCGCCAAAGCGGAAACAAATATTTAAAATGTCACGAAAGAAAGGCATGAGTTACGAAGAAATAAGTCAGGAACTCGGCATATCTATAAATACTGTCAGGAATCAAATGAGCAAAGCATTAGAATCGATGCGGGTCTTTTTTCAGGTTCATGATGAAATTATCTAACCAAAACCACATTTTAACCAATTGAATCACTCTTTGCCAAGAGTGATTTTTTTTTGCCGCATCTAAGGTCTCAATCTCGAAAAATAGGTTATTATCATTCTTTCCGTTCCCAAATTGAAACCTTAGGTTCTGTGTACCATTTATTCCTTTTTAAATCTGCCTGCAGCAAATTAATCAGCTGGAAAAAAAATATATATATCGCATTTTTAACAAAAAATCATTATCGTGCAAATGTTTAAAAATCAAATAATTAAAACACAACAATCGTTTTTAAATGTTAAAATTTAAAAATTTACAACGTTTGAGTAGTACTCAAATGCTTTTCAACTGTATACTATTAAAACCCCCAACAAAATAATTCGTAATGAATTCAAATCCTGAAATAAAAACTCTTTTACAAAAGTTTGTTTTAAACCAATGTACACCCGAAGAAACGAACGAGGTAATTGCTTATTATAAAAAAAATCAGCTTACCGATGATTTCCCAACTGTGGAAGATATCCAAAATCTGTTAGCAGAAATGCCGAAAATGGAAAAGCAGAAAGCCGATGATATTTTTGCGAATATCTTAAAGACTTCAAAAGAAGAAGAAACAGTAATCGAGCTTCCGTCAAGAAAATCAAATTACAGAAAGTATATTTCGATTGCTGCCTCTGTAATTGTTTTATTGGGCATTGGCTTTTTTTACAAACAAAATATGTCAAACAAAGCTGTTGAACCAAAATTCGATTTTAAAAGCTCTGATATTGTTTTACAACTTGAAAACGGTGAAGTTCAGGTCATTTCTGAACACAATTCGGCTCAAGTAAAAGATGCTAAAGGAAATATTGTTGGAAATCAAAACGGAGACAAATTAGTATACGAAAGTAATTCTGATTCTGAGAAATTAATTTACAACACAATTAAAATTCCGTATGGAAAAAAATTCCGTCTGCAATTATCTGATGGAACATTTGTTCACTTGAATTCAGGAACAACGCTGAAATATCCGGTGAAATTTATTTCTGGCGAAAACAGACAAGTATTTTTAGATGGTGAAGCTTTCTTTGATGTTGCTAAAGATAAAAAACATCCATTTATCGTAAATGCTGACGAATTGAATGTTCGTGTTTTAGGAACGCATTTCAACGTATCTAATTATCCTGAAGATGCACTGACAGATGTTGTTTTAGTAGAAGGTTCAGTTGGAATGTACGAATCAAGTCAAGAATTTGATGCTGCAAAAAACACTATTTTAAAACCTGGATTTAAAGGAAGTTTTAATAAAGAAAATGCTAAAATCTCAACCAAAGCGGTTATCACAGATATTTATACTTCTTGGATTGATGGAGGTTTAACGTTTAGAAATATGACTTTCAAAAATATTATTACGAAGCTTGAAAGACGTTATAATGTTGCAATTGTAAACAAAAACGAGAAACTCGCCAGCGAGAAATTCAATGCCAGCTTTAAAGAGGAATCTATAGAAAATGTGATGAGTTATTTTAACGAAATCCATGGCATTAACTACACGATAAAAAACAATCAGATACTAATTAAATAACCACTAAAACCAAATACAAATATGACGAAATAACATTACGGGAATAAAAAAATCGGAAAGAGCTGCGAACAATTTCCGATTAACTAAGTGATTGAATATAACGAATTAACTACAATCAATTAACAAAATTATGAAAAAAAAATCAAAGAATACTGGGTTTTTATACCGAGTGTTCCAAAATGACCTAAAATTGAAACTAACTACCCTACTTCTTTTGGTCGCCATGTTTAATATTAGAGGAAATACTTATGCCCAAAAAACAAAAGTCACCCTAGAATTAAACAATTCAACAATCGAAAAGGTTATTGAGACCATTGAGCAAAAAACAGACTTCAGGTTTATTTACAAATTGAATGATATCGACTTAGATCGAACAGTTTCAATTTCTGTAAAAGATCAGTCTATATATGTGGTTTTAGACAAGCTTTTTAAAGGAACTCCAACCGAATTTAAAATTCGCGATACGCAGATTATCCTGAAAAAACCAGAACTCAAAACCCAAATTATCGAATTTCAAAAACAAACTGTTTCGGGTGTAATTACAGATGAAAACGGCATGCCTTTACCGGGAGCTTCTGTTATTGAAGAAGGAACAAAAAACGGAATGGTTACAGATTTCGATGGTAAATACAAACTTACTGTCGAAAGCAGCCAGTCTGTAATTATCGTATCTTTTGTAGGATACAAGGAAAAAAGAGTAACTGCGAATCAAAATACAATCAACATTCAATTGTTTCCAGACGCAACTGATTTACAGGAAATTGTAGTAGTAGGTTATGGTCTCGCTACAAAAAGAGATGTAACAGGAGCAGTTTCTTCAATCGCTGCAAAAGACATGAATCAGGGCGCTATTGTAAATCCGCTGCAATTAATTTCTGGAAAAGCTGCGGGTGTAAATATCACGCAGGTAGGTAGCGAACCAGGTACTGGACCAAGCGTTCGTATTCGTGGAATTTCTTCTTTAATTGGAGGAAGTGACCCTTTAGTAGTAGTAGATGGAATTCAGGGCAATATGGATTTATTAAACCAAATTCCGCCCAGTGAAATCGAAAGTATCGATATCTTAAAAGATGCTTCTGCCACTGCCGTTTACGGTTCTCGTGGTGCACCTGGAGTTATTATCGTTTCTACCAAAAAGAACAAAGCCGGAAAAACTACTATGGAATATATTGGTTCTACTGCTTTAGATTTTATTCCGAAGAAATTAAACATGTTAAATGCTGATGAATGGTGGTCGGCAGCGCAAAGTGTTGGTGTTCCGGCATCGGCAAATCATGGCTCAAATACAGACTGGTACGGACTTTTAACACGAACTGGGATTACACAAACACATACTTTATCTTTTGGAGGCGGAACAGATAAATTCAATTACAGAGCTTCTTTAACGGCTATTCTTCAAGACGGAGTTGTTATCAATTCGAGTAATCAAAAATACATCGGACGCATTCAGGCAACTCAACAAGCTTTTGATGATAAACTGAAGTTGACATTTAACTTAAATACTGGTGTAAACAATACTACAAACAGTATTCAAAGCATTGGTACAGCAGCTTTTACATCAAATTTAATTACAAATGCCTATTTGATGCGTCCAACAGACCCTGTGTATAATACAGATGGAACTTACTTTACAGATCCAAACGTATTTCAATACTTAAATCCTTATGCGGCGGCACAAACTACTACTAACGAAGCGCAAAACGATAATTTATTCGGAAGTTTAAAAGCTGATTTGGATTTAGCAAAAGGTTTAACCGCAAACTGGTTTGGGAGCTGGAGAAAAACTAATGTTACCTATGGTTACTTTCAACCTGTAGAATCAACAGCTGCTTTTGCTATTGATCAAAAAGGGTTTGCGAACATCAATAATCAAAGACAAAATGAAAAGCTGACTAACTTCAGCCTTAATTATAAAAGAACATTTGGCATACACAATATAAACGTATTAGGTTTATACGAATGGCAAAGTCAGACTTATCAAGGAAATTATGCACAAGCAAGAGGTTTTATGAATGATAAAACAACTTACAATGCGCTTCAATTTGGTGACATGTCAAGCGTTCGTCCCGGAGATATGACTTCCTATAAAAATGACAGAAGTTTAGTTTCATTTTTAGGAAGAGTAAATTATTCTTTATTAGACCGTTATTTATTGACAGCGAGTATTCGTCGTGACGGCTCATCTGTTTTTGGAGCTAATAATAAATGGGGAGATTTCCCTTCTGCATCTGTAGCATGGCAGATTAACAAAGAACCATTTATGAACAACCAGACCTTAATTGATGAATTAAAACTTCGTGCAGGATATGGTGTAACAGGTAATCAGCAAGGACTTTATCCGCAGCAGTCAATTGCGTTAGTTGATCGTTCGGGTACTGTAAATTTTGGAGGACAGCTTATTACAAATTATGCTGTTGTTCAAAATTCAAATGCGGATCTCAAATGGGAAACTAAAAAACAGACAAACTTAGGTCTTGATTTTGCACTTTTAAACAATAGATTACGAGGAACTGTTGATGTATATACCTCTAAAACAGAAAACTTATTATTTAATTATGTAGTACCTCAGCCGCCATTTCCACACGATCGAATCATGGCAAATGTGGGAAGTATTTCAAACAAAGGTCTTGAAGTATCTCTTGCTTACGACGTAATTAAAACAGACAATAGTACGCTTACACTTGCAGGAAACCTTTCTTTCATGAAAAATGAAGTACTTAACCTAAGCGGCAGCATCAACGGAGTTCCTTTGAATACTGACTATGTAGGCTGGGGAGCTGAAAACTCTTATTTAGTAAAAGGAAAACCAGTTGGAGCATTTTACATCCTTCAGCATACTGGTAAAAATGAAAACAATGTTGAAACCGTTTTGGATCGTGACGGAAATGGGGTAATTGATCAGGGAACCAGAAGTCCAGACCGTTATTATGCAGGTTCGGCTCTTCCAACTTATACTTTTTCATTTAACCCTTCTTACCGTTATAAAAACTTCGACGCTTCGATGTTAGTAAGAGGTTCTGGAGGAAATAAAATTTACAACGGCTTACGTTCTAATTTAAGCCGAATGGAAAATATTGGTAAATCGAACGTTCTGGCGAGTGCTGTAGATCAAGGAATTTATACTTCTCCTTACGGTTCTGATTTATGGTTAGAAGACGGTTCATTTATCCGTTTAGAAAATCTTACAGCGGGATATAGTTTCCGTTTTTCAGATAAATATATTGATACTATTAGACTTTCGCTTACAGGAAACAACTTATTCCTGATTACAGATTACACAGGTATGGATCCTGAATTAAACGTAAGCGGCAGCGGAGATAACTTCGGAGGCGATAAAGGAATTTATCCTCGTACCAGAAGTGTTGCGTTTGGTTTGACTGTAAAATTTAAATAGTAAAAAAGATGAAAATTAAAAATATACTAATAGCAGGAAGCGCGTGTTTCCTGACACTTTTTAGCTGTACAGATATCAATGAAAATGTCTATGACAGATATCCTGCAGATGAATTTTACGGAACTCCTGAAGGAGCTAATATCGCACTTGCCAATGTATACGCACAAATTCCGGGTGAATTTGCAAGAGAAGGTGCTTCTGGAGTAGGATATGCCGGTGCCGATAACGGCTGGTACGATATGAACTGTATGTCATCTGACGAGCAGGTTATCCCTCACAGAAATACAGGTGACTGGCAGCAGGATTTTGCCCGTTTACACAAACACGAATGGCTGCCTACCGATTTCATTATCAACAATACTTGGAACTGGTTATACAAAGCTGTTTTCAATGCTAAT
This is a stretch of genomic DNA from Flavobacterium endoglycinae. It encodes these proteins:
- a CDS encoding TonB-dependent receptor, which gives rise to MKLTTLLLLVAMFNIRGNTYAQKTKVTLELNNSTIEKVIETIEQKTDFRFIYKLNDIDLDRTVSISVKDQSIYVVLDKLFKGTPTEFKIRDTQIILKKPELKTQIIEFQKQTVSGVITDENGMPLPGASVIEEGTKNGMVTDFDGKYKLTVESSQSVIIVSFVGYKEKRVTANQNTINIQLFPDATDLQEIVVVGYGLATKRDVTGAVSSIAAKDMNQGAIVNPLQLISGKAAGVNITQVGSEPGTGPSVRIRGISSLIGGSDPLVVVDGIQGNMDLLNQIPPSEIESIDILKDASATAVYGSRGAPGVIIVSTKKNKAGKTTMEYIGSTALDFIPKKLNMLNADEWWSAAQSVGVPASANHGSNTDWYGLLTRTGITQTHTLSFGGGTDKFNYRASLTAILQDGVVINSSNQKYIGRIQATQQAFDDKLKLTFNLNTGVNNTTNSIQSIGTAAFTSNLITNAYLMRPTDPVYNTDGTYFTDPNVFQYLNPYAAAQTTTNEAQNDNLFGSLKADLDLAKGLTANWFGSWRKTNVTYGYFQPVESTAAFAIDQKGFANINNQRQNEKLTNFSLNYKRTFGIHNINVLGLYEWQSQTYQGNYAQARGFMNDKTTYNALQFGDMSSVRPGDMTSYKNDRSLVSFLGRVNYSLLDRYLLTASIRRDGSSVFGANNKWGDFPSASVAWQINKEPFMNNQTLIDELKLRAGYGVTGNQQGLYPQQSIALVDRSGTVNFGGQLITNYAVVQNSNADLKWETKKQTNLGLDFALLNNRLRGTVDVYTSKTENLLFNYVVPQPPFPHDRIMANVGSISNKGLEVSLAYDVIKTDNSTLTLAGNLSFMKNEVLNLSGSINGVPLNTDYVGWGAENSYLVKGKPVGAFYILQHTGKNENNVETVLDRDGNGVIDQGTRSPDRYYAGSALPTYTFSFNPSYRYKNFDASMLVRGSGGNKIYNGLRSNLSRMENIGKSNVLASAVDQGIYTSPYGSDLWLEDGSFIRLENLTAGYSFRFSDKYIDTIRLSLTGNNLFLITDYTGMDPELNVSGSGDNFGGDKGIYPRTRSVAFGLTVKFK